The nucleotide window TGTTAAATCGCTCAGCAATCTCTTGAACTGAAAAATATTTTTTTTGCTGTAACATATATTCGTAAACGGAAAAGCGTGTTTCATCTGCTAAAGTACTTGTTATTTTAATTGGATGGAGCATGTATTTCCCCTCGATTTCAAATGTAATAGTTATATTATTATAAATTTCTGCTTTCTCTTATTTTACATGAATAAAAGGGGAAATGGCTTATTTTCGTTCAAAATCCTTCTTAAAAAGAAAGTTTATGACAAATTATATAATTTTTATAGTACAAAACTTATAATAACGCTAAGCTCGGTTTGCGGTTCGTAACAAATAAAATCGATAAATGAGGTGAATACGATCGAACAAGAGTCAATAGTTGAGCAAAAAAGTCTTCGCTTGTTAGAAGAAGCAAGTGAATTTGGTGCTTCAGATGTTCATTTATTACCTCGTGAACATGATTATTTATTGTTTTTTCGAAAATATGGTCAGTTTACGCAAGTTGCTCAGCTGCCAGAAGATTTGGCTGTGCGAATGATTAGTTTTTATAAATATTTATCTTCATTAGATATTAGTGAAAAACGGAAGCCTCAAAGTGGTGCATTTCAGCGGACAGTACAAGACGTGATGTATTCGTTTCGAATCTCTACATTACCCTCAGCTTTTCTTAAAGAAAGCTTGGCGATTCGTTTATTAAAGCAAAATTATTCGTTGCCAATCCATTCTCTTTGCCATTTTCCCGAAAGTGCCATGCAACTATGTTCGTTGCTAAATACATCCAGTGGATTGTTGCTTATAAGTGGTCCAACAGGCTCCGGTAAGACAACAACTCTTTATTCATTATTACAATACTGTGCAAAGGATTTATCTCGCCATGTCATCTCTTTAGAAGATCCGGTTGAAAGTACGCAAGAACAACTTCTACAAATTCAAGTGAATGAGCGCGCAGGTGTTACTTACTCGGCGGGACTAAAAGCGATATTGCGGCATTCACCTGAAGTAATTATGATTGGAGAAATTCGTGATCGAGAAACCGCTAAAATTGCAATTGAGGCATCTTTAAGTGGCCATCTAGTTATTTCTACGATACATGCGAAGGATACGATTAATTGTTTGTACCGTTTAGTCGATCTATCTGTTTCGATTGAAGATATGAGACAAATGATACTTGCTGTTGTCACACAAAGCTTAGTAACAACGAACGACATGCAATATAAGGCATTATTTGAAATCTTAGCAGAGGATCAGTTGCAAATGGCAATCCATCACCTATCCAATAAGCAGCCATATTCATTACCACATCAGCAAACACTACGAGGTCAACTAGCAAGGTTACAGGAGATGCAGTATGAATATAACGCTTATTAAAGAGCGTTTGAATTTTGCTCTTTCCCAAAAGAAAACACAAAAAAGTGTTGCGGATTTAGCTACATTTTTAGATAGGATGAGCACGCTATTAAGTGAAGGGTATACATTTGCTCATTGTATCGAAATGTTATTACCCTATCACGCGAAACATTATGAACGGGTACAACAAGAAATTACATCGATTTTAAATAGTGGGGGAAATGCGACGCAAGTTCTTCAAATTCTAGGACTAGAAAAACAATATTTAGTATCGATTGAATTAGCCGAACTAACAGGGCAACTTCAAGAAACCGTACTGATTGTTTCTAAGCAACTAATTTTCCAAAGAGAATCAAAATCTAAACTACTTAAAGTATTAACCTATCCGATTATACTCTTTCTTTTTATTACCTTTTTATTCTTTGCCTTCCGTACTTACTTTTTACCGAATATGTCTTCAATGGTCACAACAAGAGCTACTAGTGAAGTTTCCTCAAGTATACAATGGTCAACGTTCTTCTTGCATTTACCAGATTATATTGTCGGAGTCACATTGATTACATGTTTCCTTCTTTTTTTGTATTTCGTTTATATCCGAAAAAAACGAATTGATTTACAGTTAAAACTCTTATTTCGCCTTCCGTTTATCGGATTGTTTTGGAGACTTGTTTTGACACGACAATTTTCAAGGGTATTAGGGAATTTGCTAATGGCGGGCTTTTCTATGCAGCAAGCGTTTGAACATTTAAACAATCAACAGCATCAAAAACAAATTGCCTATGTATCGGAAGTGTTGCAAAAGAGAGTAATATGGGGTGAATCGTTAGCGAGTGCAGTAAAACAAGTCGGCTATTTTTATCCGAAGTTTGAACATTTCATTGCCCATGGAGAAGCAAGTGGGTTATTAGGGAGGGAGCTCATATTGTATTGCGAGCTGTTAGATGAGCGATTGCAAGCAATAATCCGTCTATTATTAGGAGTAATTCAGCCGTTACTATTTATCATTATCGCTATTTGTGTCATTGCAGCGTATTTAAGTATTTTAATCCCGATGTATGACGTACTTGATTTTATCTAGGAGGGTGTAGTAATTGCATAATGAACGTGGTTTTACATTAGTTGAAATGCTTGTAGTTTTATTAATTATTTCAGTATTAATTTTAGTAACAATTCCAAATGTATCAAAACACTTTGCATCAATTGATAAAAAGGGATGTGATGCGTATGTACTAATGGTACAAGGCCAAGTGGAAGCGTATAAACTTGAAGAAAAAAAGTATCCTAGCTCTGTTGAAGATTTAGTAAATAGTGGTTATTTACAGGAGCATAATAAAGAATGTCCGAATGGTGCACAAATAGTAATCACAGCGGAAGGTAAAGTAGAAGGCACTACTGGAGATGCTAGTTCGAATGATTAAGAGAATGGTTAATGATGAACGTGGCTTTACAATGCTAGAAATGCTTATCGTTTTATCAGTCACTATGGTGATATGTAGCGTTTTAGTATTTATTTCCCAAGAAAAGCTGACAAAGCACATCCATTATCAAATTATGAATCAAATCGAACTTGTTTTCCGTATGGCACAAATGAAATCCGTTGAAGAAGAAGATCCATATATATTTGAAGTGCTTAATCGAACAATGGTAAATGTGAGGCAGCAAAGTACGGGGAAATCCTTTTACTCGGAAAGTTTACCAGATTATGTCCTTCTTTACGTTTCTGCGCCAAATTCCCAAGTTAGGTTTAAGACGAACGGGAATTTACAAGCATTTGGTTCTATGAGCTACCATTTCGATGATGTGTCATATAGCTATTCCATTAATATTGGGAAAGGAAGAATTGTATTAAGAAATGTTGTGTATGAGTGAACGCGGCTTTTCATTTGTCGAATCTTTACTTGCGGTTGTTATTTTATTTTTCTTAACAACCACACTTATCCCCATTACCGTTTCGATGCGGCAAGAAATGGCCCTTCAAAAAATCCAGACAAATGCAGCTGAAGTAGCCTTTAATGGGGCATTATCCTATAGTCGCTATGGTGAAGTTGAAGGGGAGCAAGTAATAGACGATACCCTTTTTACTTGGTCATATAGCGGAGGGAGTATTTGTGTGACTTATTTAGTGGACGAGGATGTGATTGAAAAGTGCGTATAAGGTCAATCATACAGAATGAGCGGGGTTTTACCTTGTTAGAAAGCTTATTTCAATTACTAATTTTCATTCTGTTTGCATCCATTAGTTTACTAATAATAATATGGTTTCATCATATTTATGCACTAGATGACATGAAGGACGAAGTGAATTGGGAATTATTTATATATGATTTACATCAATATAATGAATTCTCGGCTTCAGGCATTGTCATAGGAACAAAACAATTACAGCTGGAGATGATCGATGACGTAGACGGACGTTACTTTATAGTTGGAAAATCCGACAAGCATCTTCGTAAAACAACAAATAGAGGTGGTAATGAAATAATGCTTCCTTATGTGAAAGATTGGGATTTAGTAGTAAAAGGAAACGAGATATTGATGAAAGTAGTGATGGAGGATGGCACCACTCGAGAACGGAAAATGGTATTACCAAAAGCACCTTAATGAAAAAGGCGTTGTTTTTCCTCTAGCAGTTATTCTCTTATTTGTCGTTACAGGTGTATCATTACTCTATAGAAATGCATATTTTGCGCAATTAAATACCTATAATTCATTGGAAATCCTTCATAAACGTTGAGATAGCTACGTTTAGAGGGTACGAGTTAGGGGTGTACCCCAAACTGTACCCCAAAAAGCAAATAAAGTGATTAAAATTAGCTTTCGCCAATGTTAAAACGATTGAAAAATTCGACTGTTTCTTCCTCAACTCTACTCAGTGAATGTGCGTATACATTCATCACTGTTGTTGGGTGATCACCAATAATTTTCGCAACCGACACAACCGGAACTTTATTAGCGATTAAGATAGATGCAAAAGTATGTCGGAAACCGTGAGGTGTGATTCGTGGTAAATCATATTCACAATCATCTAACAGCGAATCCAATGCATCATTTACATATGTGTCGCTAATTGGTTTGAATTTGTAACGATCAATAAATACATAATCATCTTTCTCTAAAGTCATTTGCTTTTCCCACTTACTCTGGATGCACCATACTTTGTATTTTTTTAATTGATTAATAAGGATTTTATTAACCGTAATAGTTCTGTAGCCATTATCTGATTTAGGAGGACCAACTTTTTTATTTGCGCGTGTCCTATCAACTGTAATTGTATTGTTATCAAAATCAATATCAGACCAACGTAACCCAGCTAATTCGCCTTTTCGAATACCTGACATACCAAGTGTTAAAAAAATGGTGTAATAAGTAGTAGGTTCAGTCTTATACACATGGTTTAAAAATATCTTTAATTCTTCCTCTGAAAAATGATTATCACCTTTTTTCCCATTTAATTTACCGAAATCTAATTTAGTAATTGGATTATCTCGGATAACTCGTTCCTCAACCGCGCTATTAATTGAAGCTAATACAATTCTAGCTATACTCTTTAATGTCCTTTGCGATAACCCTTTTTCAATTAGCGGATTAATCAAATCACGCTGCATAACCATGTTGGTGATCTTATTTAATTTTACTTTTCCTATTAAAGGAATAATATGAATTCTCATATGTCGTTCATATAATTCGTATGTTCCAGTACGCCACTTCTTTTTATTTGCATTTACCCAAATCTGAAGCCAATCCACTAATGTATAATTAGCGGATTCAACATAACTTTCATTTCCGTCTAAGATATCAGCTTTGATTGAAATTAAAGCTCTTTCTGCTTCTTGCTCAGTGGAAAATCCTTGTTGCGTTTTTTCTCGACGTTTTTGGAATTTGTCAAAATACTTGTAACGATATGCGTATTTTGTTACTCCTGTAGCATCGTTATATTTATAGATGCTTTCTTTTTTTGTTTTTATCATTTTTTGTCTTGCCATTTTGATTACCTCAATTCTTTTATGCACGGGCAGGTGCGATTGCATCGTTGAGATAACCTATTACATCACCTCCTAAAAATTGTTTGGTTATGTAAGTAATTAAAGTTCTTTTTTTGATTGAACAATGTGATTTATTTGTTTGCAAAATGCAATTTTATTTATAGGTATTAAGATAGGTTCCGAACACAAAATAGATTCACTTTCTTTACCAATAAGTAAAAAATTATTCTTTGTAGGATAATAAATATAATGATTTTCATAAATATCGCCATTTTCCATCTTAATGATTACGGGAATAGATTTGTTAAGATTTGTATTAGTTCCAAATCTAATTGATATAAAGATAATGTAAAGTTCTATAGCGACAAAAAGTAATAATATTTCGGAACGTAGTTTTACACTAGAGTCCTCTAAAATGATTGTTGAATTTACTAATCCGCATAAAACTAGAGTGAATAGGATATATAAAATAAATAAAAGCGAAGATAATTTAGAGTTAAATAATAATTTATTCAATTTAAGTTTTAGTATTAAATTTAATACAGATTTTTTTTTTATTGAATTTCTTCTTGTAACTATTATGGACACTAATAATACATAAATAAGTAATATCCATCCAAGGTACTTGAATAGAAAATTATTTATTTCTGGGAGACTTATTGACCAACTAATAAATACGAATGTAGGAGAAAAGATAAATAAAAGGAAATAATTTAGTATAGTGAAAGTGAATTTATTTTCTTTAGTATAGAACTGTCTTTCTAATGAGTTTGAGGTTATAAATGTAAACAAATTTCTTAACCCAAAAAAAGAAATTGCAGTAAATACGAGAGTAATTATCTCTTTATTATTTGTGATAGATTTTAAAAATTCATCCATAAACAACATCTCCAATTTTCAATAAGTAGAATATATGTTCTATTTAAATTTATAATAAAACCTCTCTACACAAGTACTTTAATTTTGCTATTTCAATTGGTACGTTATGTATTGAGGATAAGTGATGAACAGATTCAACTTCATAATCGATTTCATCAGGAATTAGTAGTTCTGCAGCAAACTGATTGGCTTCACGTTCAATTTTGCTGACGGAAAAAAAAGTGTTTGAACGCATAAACGGTGTATTAACGTGTTTATGTAGTATTGCATGGCCAAGTTCATGTGCACAAACAACTCTCTGTAAGTTTTCATCTAAATTATCATTGATAACAATGAATTGGTTTCTACGATCATATTTGTAATAACCGTTTATTTCGTGATGTAAATCATGCTGTAAAACATGTATTTTTAAGTTTTCAGCTATTTTATATGGACAACTGGTCTGATGTTTTTGCTTTAGTTGTATAGTTCTTTCTCTAATCCACATGCAATCACTTCATTTCTTGTAAAGTGGGTATATAATATATTTAAAAGGTGGTGTTAGTGTGTCAAAAGAATTTGTAAAAAAACCTATAAAAGTAAGAGCTTATAAAACAGATAAAGTATTATATATTGAAACTTTAGAAGGTACAATGAAAGCGGATATAGGTGACTGGATTGTTACAGGTATAGAAGGTGAACGGTATCCAGTAAAGCCTGATATATTTTTTAAAACTTATGAAGCAGTCGAAGATTAATTATCGATTGCTTTTTTTATAGCGTCATAAGTAAATGACATTGCCCAACTAGCACCGGAATTTAAAATCTCTGATGGTGAAGTATAGTCTTTGTCAATTTTAACAGCAACTAATTTTTTATTTAATGCTTTTGCTTGTTCGATTTCCCAAGATACCCATTCACTATTATGAGTGTCTTTCCCAATTAAAAGTAAAAAAGTCGGAGAATCAGAAATCTTCCCTTTTATTACTTGTTTAATGTAATTTGCGTTTGTTGAATTTATAGAAACCCCAACAGAACTGTCGTCAAATTTGATATCAAAATGGCCACTGTCATTTTTAGACCAAGCCACCAATAAGTTTTTGTATTTTGTACCTTCATTGTCTGCTCTATAACTAACGAATAATTTTTTTGCCAAATTATTTTCCCCCTTTGTTATCTCCGTGATTTAAGTTAGCCCAATTTATATTTTCTTTTGAAATAATTGTTTCTATTCTTTCAACTAAGAAATTAAATTCGGAGTTCTCGGAGTATACGCCGGCTTTTCCTTGATACATATACTTTTCTCGCTTTAATGTTTCGCAAATTCCGCGAAATTCAATCCAGTTTTCATGATGCTTTCCTAAAGCTAAAAAACCTTCTAATACAGTAACTAACACACCTATACCGCTAATAATATATAAAATCCATTCGAAAGTTGGAACTAAAGCAGCTGAAAAAGGTATTAAAGCTGTCAGGATTATTTGACTACGTTTAATCCCTTTGTAAACCTTTTGATGATGGATACTTTTTTCATCATACCAACCTATTTGTTCTTCAACTCGTTTTTTAAAGTACTCTGATTCTAAGTTCTCTGTGTTTTGATTAGGCACTTATATCCTCCTAAAAATTAATCATTCTCACGATATTTCTTAGGTGTAAACTTCTTGTTGATTTTTTGAGTTTGTCTAAAAATATATTCCATTGATTCTAATAATGATTCTTTTGCTTCATCGGACATCGGTTCACCATCGAAGGCTAAGCCGTCGCTGGTTTCGAGTTCTTCTTTGAATTGTTCAAGCCGTTTTGCAATGTCCTTTTCACCTTTTAATAATTTTGCATTTATATTTGATGAATTTTCATTTCTTCCTAATAAAGAATCAACAGAAATCTCATATAGGTTTGCTATTGCTTGTAGTAGTTCATTATCAGGTTCTCGTATGCCGTTTTCGTAATGAGAATATCTAGCTCTAGAGATACCCAATTTTTTTGCAACTTCTTCTTGAGTTTGTTTACCCCGTAATTTTTTAAGGTTTTCTTGTAGCACAAAATTCTCCTCACATTCATTAATAAGAACATATATTTGTAAATGATTATACACATTGATAGATACAAATAGTATCCAAAGAAAACAAATGATACAAAAAGTATCAAAAACAGTTGACGATACGAAATGTATCTGATATATTCTATTTAAAGATACGAAATGTATCAGGAAGGAGGTGAAAATTTTGAGAAAGAAATTAATTGAAAAACGTAAACAACATAAATTAACTCAAATTGATCTAGCTAAACAATTAGGGATTTCTGAAGTATATGTTAGAAAATTAGAAAGGGGTTCTCGTAATCCATCCATTACATTAATGATTAAATTTGAGGAGTTTTTCGATTTATCAATGAAGGAATTGTTTCCTGATATTTTTTTAAAAGAAAATGATACGAAATGTATCAAAAAATTAGCTTAGGAGGTTTATTAGATGAGTCAGTTACAACGTAACATTTCAAGTTTAGAAGTAGCACAGATGGTTCTTCGTGAACACAATGAAGTTTTAAAAGATATTAGACGTATTATTTCGCAGTTAGGTGAGGGGATTTTACCCCAGTCCTATTTTATCGAATCAACATACAAAAACAGTCAAAACAAAGAATTCCCGTGTTACTTGATAACGAAGAATGGTTGCGAATTATACGGAACTAGAATGACTGGAGAGAAAGGTACCCAGTTCGCTGTTAAGTACATCGACCGTTTTAATGAAATGGAGCAGCAATTACAACAACCTAAAGTTTTATCTGAAAAAGAGCAACTTATGGCCGCAATGAAATTAACAATTGAGGCAGCAGAAGATGTCGAAGCATTAAAAAATGAAGTCGTAGAAGTGAAAGAAAATGTTCAAGTACTTTTTGACACAATGCGCATCGATGGTCGTCAAGAATTTGCTATCAAATCCCAGGGAAAGGCAAAAGTTATGGAAGCGCTTGGCGGTTATAATTCACCAGCTTATAACGCCTTGAGTCGAAAAGTATTTGCAAAATTATGGGGTGATTTTAAACGTCATTTTGTTTTACCTCGTTCAACAGATTTACCAAAAGCGCGTTTTGATGAAGCAGTGAAATATATAGCAATTTGGCGTCCAGATACATCGATGGCAATGGAAATCGATTCTTATAACAATCAGACGCATTTGAAATTAGTTCAATAGAGGAAGGCGCTTTGTTAGCGCCTTAAGTTAGAAACTGTATTACGAGGGATTTATCGTTCAGATGAAACGGAGGGATTTTGATGGTAGAAAACCATGAAGAAATTGAAAATCTCGATGAACCGTTAGTTTACGAAATAGAAGATCTAATCCGTATCACTAGGTTCAAAGAAGATATGTTAAAAGAATATTTTTTACATGATCCACGGATATTACGTTGGCAACGTCGAGGCAAAACACGGGGCAAACGTGTTTGGTTAGCCAAAGAGACCCGCAACGCAATCCGAGAAATCATGTTAAATGAATGGTCTATTTAAAAGATTTGCACGGGCAGGTGCGATTGCTTCAAGACCATATAGCCGAGGGCAATCGGCTTTTAGAAGAGCTAGGGCAATTGCTCAATGGCAAGTTAACTTGCTTAATTTAATATATCTCATTTCAATATGTTTTAGTCAATTTAGTCTTAACTGGAATAGTCGGAAATGGACTATCGGTATGGGAGGGAGGTGGACATAGTGGTTGCTGATTTCGCAAGACATTTAAAGGATTTTCGTGAGCGCGCTAACATCACACAAACAGAAATGGCGCAAAAGCTAAACATGACACAATCCCATGTTTCTAAATATGAAACTGGTCGTAAAGTGATTGATCTTGAAACTTTCACTCGGTGGGTTCGGGAGACAAATAGTGAGGTACAAGCTGCAATTGTTTTATTTGGTACAGACATCTTTGCAAATGCTTCACAGGTACTTTCTTTAGTACCAGCGTTTATCCCAGTGTTAGATGCTACACAGCTTTTTATGTAGAAGGAGATGAAAAGGATGCGTATCAAACCTAGAGTTTGGAGACTATTAACAGTCAAACAACGCTTGCAAATACTGTATTTTATCGCACAAAAAAACCGCTAAATCACTGCAATGATTTAACGGCAGAAATTACATTAAGTTCTTAATATATTATATCAAATTTTAACAGACAGTGCGAGACATTCTTCTCGCTCTCGTCAAGCAGCACATAGCAGACCGCATCCTCCCAAAATAAGTGCGGCTAGGCCATTGACTATGTGTTGCTTGATGGGAATGTCCATCAAAAAAACCACTGCTGAGAACAGTGGCTTTGAAAAACATAATTTAACGAAATTATATCACAGGAGGAAGTAAATTATGAAGAAAATAGAATTAATCGTAATGAAATTACGCAATTTTAAAGGCATCAATCAACTTAGTGTTGATGTTAAACGTGAAAACGCACGCATTTATGGTGATAACGCTACAGGTAAAACAACAGTGTTTGATGCTTTTCTTTGGCTCCTTTTCGATAAGGATAGCAACAATGATTCGAAATTTGCGATTCAAACATTAACTGGTTCGGGACATAAAGTACACAACCTTGAGCACACGGTCGAAGGGACCTTCCTAGTTGATGGTATCGAGGTCCAGTTGAAAAAAATCTACAAAGAAAAATGGACGAAAAAACGTGGACAAGCGCAAAAAGAATTCGGTGGTTACACAACAGATCACTTTGTAGACGATGTGCCAGTTAGCAAAAAAGAG belongs to Solibacillus sp. FSL R7-0682 and includes:
- the comGA gene encoding competence type IV pilus ATPase ComGA, producing MNTIEQESIVEQKSLRLLEEASEFGASDVHLLPREHDYLLFFRKYGQFTQVAQLPEDLAVRMISFYKYLSSLDISEKRKPQSGAFQRTVQDVMYSFRISTLPSAFLKESLAIRLLKQNYSLPIHSLCHFPESAMQLCSLLNTSSGLLLISGPTGSGKTTTLYSLLQYCAKDLSRHVISLEDPVESTQEQLLQIQVNERAGVTYSAGLKAILRHSPEVIMIGEIRDRETAKIAIEASLSGHLVISTIHAKDTINCLYRLVDLSVSIEDMRQMILAVVTQSLVTTNDMQYKALFEILAEDQLQMAIHHLSNKQPYSLPHQQTLRGQLARLQEMQYEYNAY
- a CDS encoding tyrosine-type recombinase/integrase — translated: MARQKMIKTKKESIYKYNDATGVTKYAYRYKYFDKFQKRREKTQQGFSTEQEAERALISIKADILDGNESYVESANYTLVDWLQIWVNANKKKWRTGTYELYERHMRIHIIPLIGKVKLNKITNMVMQRDLINPLIEKGLSQRTLKSIARIVLASINSAVEERVIRDNPITKLDFGKLNGKKGDNHFSEEELKIFLNHVYKTEPTTYYTIFLTLGMSGIRKGELAGLRWSDIDFDNNTITVDRTRANKKVGPPKSDNGYRTITVNKILINQLKKYKVWCIQSKWEKQMTLEKDDYVFIDRYKFKPISDTYVNDALDSLLDDCEYDLPRITPHGFRHTFASILIANKVPVVSVAKIIGDHPTTVMNVYAHSLSRVEEETVEFFNRFNIGES
- a CDS encoding ORF6C domain-containing protein — translated: MSQLQRNISSLEVAQMVLREHNEVLKDIRRIISQLGEGILPQSYFIESTYKNSQNKEFPCYLITKNGCELYGTRMTGEKGTQFAVKYIDRFNEMEQQLQQPKVLSEKEQLMAAMKLTIEAAEDVEALKNEVVEVKENVQVLFDTMRIDGRQEFAIKSQGKAKVMEALGGYNSPAYNALSRKVFAKLWGDFKRHFVLPRSTDLPKARFDEAVKYIAIWRPDTSMAMEIDSYNNQTHLKLVQ
- the comGF gene encoding competence type IV pilus minor pilin ComGF, translating into MRIRSIIQNERGFTLLESLFQLLIFILFASISLLIIIWFHHIYALDDMKDEVNWELFIYDLHQYNEFSASGIVIGTKQLQLEMIDDVDGRYFIVGKSDKHLRKTTNRGGNEIMLPYVKDWDLVVKGNEILMKVVMEDGTTRERKMVLPKAP
- the comGC gene encoding competence type IV pilus major pilin ComGC, whose protein sequence is MHNERGFTLVEMLVVLLIISVLILVTIPNVSKHFASIDKKGCDAYVLMVQGQVEAYKLEEKKYPSSVEDLVNSGYLQEHNKECPNGAQIVITAEGKVEGTTGDASSND
- a CDS encoding ImmA/IrrE family metallo-endopeptidase; the encoded protein is MWIRERTIQLKQKHQTSCPYKIAENLKIHVLQHDLHHEINGYYKYDRRNQFIVINDNLDENLQRVVCAHELGHAILHKHVNTPFMRSNTFFSVSKIEREANQFAAELLIPDEIDYEVESVHHLSSIHNVPIEIAKLKYLCREVLL
- a CDS encoding type II secretion system protein; translated protein: MIKRMVNDERGFTMLEMLIVLSVTMVICSVLVFISQEKLTKHIHYQIMNQIELVFRMAQMKSVEEEDPYIFEVLNRTMVNVRQQSTGKSFYSESLPDYVLLYVSAPNSQVRFKTNGNLQAFGSMSYHFDDVSYSYSINIGKGRIVLRNVVYE
- a CDS encoding helix-turn-helix transcriptional regulator — its product is MRKKLIEKRKQHKLTQIDLAKQLGISEVYVRKLERGSRNPSITLMIKFEEFFDLSMKELFPDIFLKENDTKCIKKLA
- the comGB gene encoding competence type IV pilus assembly protein ComGB, whose protein sequence is MNITLIKERLNFALSQKKTQKSVADLATFLDRMSTLLSEGYTFAHCIEMLLPYHAKHYERVQQEITSILNSGGNATQVLQILGLEKQYLVSIELAELTGQLQETVLIVSKQLIFQRESKSKLLKVLTYPIILFLFITFLFFAFRTYFLPNMSSMVTTRATSEVSSSIQWSTFFLHLPDYIVGVTLITCFLLFLYFVYIRKKRIDLQLKLLFRLPFIGLFWRLVLTRQFSRVLGNLLMAGFSMQQAFEHLNNQQHQKQIAYVSEVLQKRVIWGESLASAVKQVGYFYPKFEHFIAHGEASGLLGRELILYCELLDERLQAIIRLLLGVIQPLLFIIIAICVIAAYLSILIPMYDVLDFI
- a CDS encoding helix-turn-helix domain-containing protein, translating into MLQENLKKLRGKQTQEEVAKKLGISRARYSHYENGIREPDNELLQAIANLYEISVDSLLGRNENSSNINAKLLKGEKDIAKRLEQFKEELETSDGLAFDGEPMSDEAKESLLESMEYIFRQTQKINKKFTPKKYREND
- a CDS encoding TIR domain-containing protein, which encodes MAKKLFVSYRADNEGTKYKNLLVAWSKNDSGHFDIKFDDSSVGVSINSTNANYIKQVIKGKISDSPTFLLLIGKDTHNSEWVSWEIEQAKALNKKLVAVKIDKDYTSPSEILNSGASWAMSFTYDAIKKAIDN
- a CDS encoding helix-turn-helix domain-containing protein; translated protein: MVADFARHLKDFRERANITQTEMAQKLNMTQSHVSKYETGRKVIDLETFTRWVRETNSEVQAAIVLFGTDIFANASQVLSLVPAFIPVLDATQLFM
- a CDS encoding DUF4231 domain-containing protein, giving the protein MPNQNTENLESEYFKKRVEEQIGWYDEKSIHHQKVYKGIKRSQIILTALIPFSAALVPTFEWILYIISGIGVLVTVLEGFLALGKHHENWIEFRGICETLKREKYMYQGKAGVYSENSEFNFLVERIETIISKENINWANLNHGDNKGGK
- a CDS encoding type II secretion system protein; this translates as MSERGFSFVESLLAVVILFFLTTTLIPITVSMRQEMALQKIQTNAAEVAFNGALSYSRYGEVEGEQVIDDTLFTWSYSGGSICVTYLVDEDVIEKCV